A region of Microcoleus sp. bin38.metabat.b11b12b14.051 DNA encodes the following proteins:
- a CDS encoding ABC transporter permease: protein MATNMGRYLQVLKLFWGAAIAAELEYRINFVLATLSSLGNLAGSLFGLSLFYRTGYRFSGYSWEQALVVLGIFTVLQGFSSTFLAPNLSRIVDRVQQGTLDFVLLKPISSQFWLSANTVSPWGIPDLIFGALLLLYAANKLGVEIGNYFLTAIPLLFGTITLYSIWFMLGATSIWFVKIYNVTEVLRGLLEAGRFPMAAYPAAYRFFFTFVVPVAFLTTVPAEAMLGRGEIVWIAGAGILAIGLLIFSRYFWQFALRFYTSASS from the coding sequence ATGGCGACAAACATGGGACGATATTTGCAGGTACTGAAATTGTTCTGGGGTGCGGCGATCGCAGCCGAGCTCGAATATCGCATCAATTTTGTCCTGGCGACCCTCAGCAGCCTCGGAAATCTTGCAGGCAGCTTGTTTGGGCTGTCGCTGTTCTACCGTACAGGCTACAGGTTTTCGGGCTATTCATGGGAACAAGCTTTAGTTGTACTCGGCATTTTTACGGTTTTGCAGGGGTTTTCGTCAACCTTTCTGGCGCCCAACCTCAGCCGTATTGTCGATCGAGTGCAGCAAGGTACTCTGGATTTCGTACTCCTCAAGCCGATTAGTTCGCAATTCTGGCTATCTGCAAACACCGTTTCCCCTTGGGGAATCCCGGATTTAATCTTTGGTGCCCTATTGCTGCTGTATGCTGCCAATAAATTGGGAGTAGAAATTGGCAACTATTTTTTAACAGCAATCCCGCTGTTATTTGGAACTATTACTCTTTACAGTATCTGGTTTATGCTCGGTGCAACCAGTATTTGGTTTGTCAAGATTTACAATGTTACTGAAGTTCTGAGAGGATTGTTAGAAGCAGGTAGATTTCCGATGGCTGCTTATCCCGCAGCTTATCGATTTTTCTTTACCTTTGTGGTTCCTGTTGCTTTCTTGACGACTGTGCCGGCAGAAGCCATGCTTGGCAGAGGTGAGATTGTTTGGATCGCAGGGGCTGGTATTTTGGCGATCGGGCTGTTAATTTTCTCCCGGTATTTCTGGCAATTTGCACTCCGCTTTTACACCAGTGCTTCCAGTTAA
- a CDS encoding radical SAM protein: MDALTLSRLGVKHTKSAVAESLRINTGLDMTSPVTFYGIVNEHCNVKCRQCEYWRLKEYKDEMTIEDWQNALLSVKEFVGEFSINFSGGEPYIKKGFLDLLTFANKNGIHAGVTTNGYCMTRENAAKTVAARPFNVNMSVDGPNAELHDYLRGQPGLFDRLSKGIGYLREEQEKQNVLFPINVKPTINRLNFRHLEEIVTWAKGIEATTVNFQPVNRWTPETYSELWVEEADREEFSQVIERLIEMKKNGAPIMNSDEVLRLMMPHFQEEKAPDSTRPCRVGLRNYWIDTRGDVKLCDEYPVIGNVKEASAREIWYGEKAQEVRRDTLNCGKLCLITCVSQKTILDKVKMGMKLLKN, encoded by the coding sequence ATGGATGCTTTAACACTATCGAGACTGGGCGTCAAGCACACCAAGAGCGCAGTAGCCGAATCGTTGCGGATCAATACAGGGCTAGACATGACCAGCCCAGTCACTTTTTACGGGATTGTTAACGAGCACTGCAATGTAAAATGCCGTCAGTGCGAGTATTGGCGCCTCAAAGAATATAAAGACGAAATGACCATCGAAGATTGGCAAAATGCCCTCTTGAGCGTCAAAGAATTTGTCGGCGAATTTTCCATCAACTTTAGCGGTGGCGAACCTTATATTAAGAAAGGTTTTCTAGACTTGCTGACATTTGCCAACAAAAACGGCATCCACGCCGGTGTCACCACCAACGGCTACTGCATGACTCGCGAAAATGCAGCAAAAACTGTAGCGGCGCGCCCTTTTAATGTGAATATGTCCGTTGACGGGCCAAACGCAGAATTGCACGACTATTTGCGCGGTCAACCCGGATTGTTCGACAGACTTTCCAAAGGAATCGGTTATCTGCGCGAAGAACAAGAAAAACAAAACGTCCTGTTTCCGATCAACGTCAAACCGACTATCAACAGGCTCAACTTCCGCCACCTAGAAGAAATTGTCACTTGGGCGAAGGGAATTGAAGCTACGACGGTGAACTTCCAGCCAGTCAACCGTTGGACGCCTGAAACATATTCGGAATTGTGGGTTGAAGAAGCAGACAGAGAAGAATTTTCGCAGGTAATTGAGCGCTTAATTGAGATGAAGAAAAACGGCGCGCCAATTATGAACAGCGATGAAGTGTTGCGCTTGATGATGCCGCACTTCCAGGAAGAAAAAGCTCCTGATTCAACTCGTCCTTGTCGCGTTGGACTGCGTAATTACTGGATTGACACGCGCGGCGATGTGAAGTTGTGCGACGAATATCCCGTGATTGGGAACGTGAAAGAAGCCAGCGCCCGCGAGATTTGGTACGGCGAAAAAGCTCAGGAAGTCCGCCGCGATACTTTGAATTGCGGCAAGCTGTGTCTGATTACTTGCGTCTCGCAAAAGACGATTTTGGACAAGGTGAAAATGGGAATGAAGTTATTGAAGAATTGA
- the ndk gene encoding nucleoside-diphosphate kinase, translating into MERTFLAIKPDGVQRGLVGEIIGRFEAKGFTLVGMKLITASRELAEQHYAVHKERPFFAGLVDFITSGPMVAMVWEGDGVVASARKMIGATNPLNSEPGTIRGDLAVNVGRNIIHGSDAVETANQEISLWFKPEELSAWTPCLSPWIVE; encoded by the coding sequence TTGGAACGGACTTTTTTAGCGATTAAGCCCGACGGAGTACAGCGCGGACTCGTCGGCGAAATTATCGGTCGTTTTGAAGCCAAGGGCTTTACCCTAGTTGGGATGAAGCTAATCACGGCGAGTCGCGAACTAGCCGAACAGCATTACGCCGTGCACAAAGAAAGACCGTTTTTTGCGGGACTGGTAGACTTCATCACTTCCGGGCCGATGGTGGCGATGGTGTGGGAAGGTGACGGCGTTGTGGCCTCTGCGAGAAAAATGATTGGCGCGACAAATCCTCTAAATTCTGAACCGGGAACAATTCGCGGCGATTTAGCTGTGAATGTGGGCCGCAATATTATTCACGGTTCTGATGCTGTGGAAACTGCGAATCAGGAAATTAGTCTCTGGTTTAAACCTGAAGAATTGAGTGCTTGGACTCCTTGTTTGAGTCCTTGGATTGTGGAGTAG
- a CDS encoding GIY-YIG nuclease family protein: protein MEVNQVNADRDVAIEHQNVPVAHEGLHNFLYSSDSEHSAAAAISALENDGTQVMSIDTWRTLATNAKVAGVYAVTDTSGNTQYIGYSRNILLSVNGHIAQNGAESCAFVRVQTFKFPKREEMESLRDAWIAELGSIPPGNGADSEMWASTVGQAARSAMSAAEQQAYEEKKLKLRKAMADSSLTKELETAAKIDGGQHKHLEDVVNNNDDWSAVIQSQTQETKSEK, encoded by the coding sequence ATGGAAGTCAATCAAGTGAATGCCGATCGAGACGTAGCAATTGAACATCAAAACGTACCTGTCGCCCATGAAGGACTGCACAATTTTTTATACAGTTCCGACTCAGAACACAGCGCAGCAGCCGCTATTTCTGCATTAGAAAATGACGGGACGCAAGTAATGTCGATCGATACGTGGCGGACTTTAGCAACTAACGCCAAAGTCGCCGGCGTTTATGCTGTCACGGATACTTCCGGCAATACTCAGTATATCGGTTATTCGCGAAATATCCTGCTTTCAGTCAACGGTCACATTGCCCAAAATGGGGCGGAAAGTTGCGCTTTTGTGCGGGTGCAAACTTTCAAATTTCCGAAGCGGGAAGAAATGGAAAGTTTGCGGGATGCTTGGATTGCAGAACTCGGCAGCATTCCGCCTGGAAATGGTGCAGACAGCGAGATGTGGGCGAGTACGGTAGGTCAAGCAGCGCGATCGGCAATGTCGGCCGCAGAACAACAAGCCTATGAGGAAAAGAAGCTAAAATTGCGTAAAGCAATGGCAGATTCAAGTCTTACCAAAGAGTTGGAAACAGCGGCTAAAATTGATGGGGGACAACATAAGCATCTGGAAGATGTTGTTAATAATAACGATGATTGGAGTGCGGTAATTCAATCGCAAACCCAGGAAACAAAGTCTGAAAAATAA
- a CDS encoding aldo/keto reductase, with protein sequence MKRKRLGNSNFNISAIGLGCMPMSLSGRPPEAQSIAVIHRALDLGVTLIDTADSYCEDQSDKHHNEHLIAKALHEYTGDIRAVTIATKGGLMRPQGAWTRNGNPHHLRKTIRESFEALGGNQPIDLWQYHSPDPAYTIEAALAPAKEAVEAGMIRFIGVSNFSVEQIKRARDTVEVVSVQNQYNPWHRQPESDGVLEYCEAEKLTFFPWSPLGGSRRATSLQDMPAIAKLAAEKNVSVYCIVLAWLMAKSPCVVPIPGATKLSSIEDSLKAIEVKLTDEELQQIAAS encoded by the coding sequence ATGAAAAGAAAAAGACTGGGCAACAGTAATTTCAATATATCAGCGATCGGTCTTGGATGTATGCCAATGTCCTTAAGCGGCCGGCCGCCCGAAGCGCAATCAATTGCGGTCATTCATCGCGCCCTCGATTTGGGTGTCACCCTAATTGACACCGCAGATTCCTATTGCGAAGATCAATCGGACAAACACCACAACGAACACCTCATTGCCAAAGCTTTGCATGAGTACACGGGAGATATTCGGGCAGTTACTATCGCCACGAAAGGCGGCTTAATGCGGCCTCAAGGTGCTTGGACGCGCAACGGCAATCCCCACCATTTGCGCAAGACAATTCGCGAAAGTTTTGAAGCTTTGGGTGGCAATCAGCCGATCGACCTTTGGCAATACCACTCGCCCGATCCAGCCTATACAATCGAAGCAGCCCTAGCACCCGCAAAAGAAGCAGTAGAAGCAGGAATGATTCGATTTATCGGAGTTTCCAACTTTTCTGTAGAACAGATCAAACGCGCCCGCGATACGGTAGAAGTTGTCTCGGTGCAGAATCAGTACAATCCGTGGCACAGACAGCCGGAATCCGACGGCGTACTGGAATATTGCGAAGCTGAAAAATTGACATTTTTTCCCTGGAGTCCTTTGGGGGGAAGCCGTCGGGCGACTAGCTTGCAAGATATGCCTGCGATCGCCAAATTAGCTGCTGAAAAAAACGTTTCAGTTTACTGTATAGTGTTAGCCTGGTTGATGGCAAAATCGCCTTGTGTCGTTCCGATTCCCGGCGCGACAAAATTATCGAGCATTGAAGACTCCCTAAAGGCGATCGAAGTTAAATTGACAGACGAGGAATTGCAACAAATTGCAGCAAGTTAA
- a CDS encoding DUF3598 family protein, which translates to MVAQWENFLQNLGEWHGSFTQLSTRGEVIKDTPSIISLEGLNDNKTVRLKLRRFSPNPSGVGEPEVSELVREYQSLGRDILFFEDGNFCQGTIQLSPYSESGAEFGFIYNYRRLRFVQLYTTDGNLSQLTLIREKQLDKNVPERPPLTVGDLLGEWEGEAVTMYPDGRSADRYSTKLQLDLPNGDRLMQKITFGSNANVISSSGSIDGSVIKFNEGSTPVQVLLLPDGGSCTCPVKVESRKPIFFEAGWLVEPNLRFRMIRSYNDKGEWVSLTLVTERKKGYSH; encoded by the coding sequence ATGGTAGCGCAGTGGGAAAACTTTCTGCAAAACTTGGGAGAATGGCACGGTTCCTTCACTCAGCTATCAACGCGGGGAGAGGTAATTAAAGATACTCCCAGCATTATTTCTCTTGAAGGACTCAATGACAACAAAACTGTGCGGTTGAAACTGCGCCGCTTTTCTCCAAATCCTAGCGGTGTCGGCGAACCGGAAGTCAGCGAACTGGTTCGAGAATATCAAAGTTTGGGACGAGATATCCTATTTTTTGAGGATGGGAATTTTTGTCAGGGAACTATTCAACTATCGCCTTATTCTGAGTCTGGTGCCGAGTTTGGTTTTATCTACAATTATCGCCGATTGCGCTTTGTTCAACTCTACACTACCGACGGTAATTTATCCCAACTTACCTTAATTCGGGAAAAGCAGCTTGATAAAAACGTCCCCGAACGTCCGCCTTTAACGGTTGGCGATTTGCTGGGAGAATGGGAAGGCGAGGCCGTGACAATGTATCCAGACGGGCGTTCAGCCGATCGCTATTCTACCAAACTGCAATTGGATTTGCCAAATGGCGATCGGCTAATGCAGAAAATTACTTTTGGTAGCAATGCTAATGTTATCAGTTCTAGCGGTAGCATTGACGGTTCTGTGATTAAGTTTAACGAAGGTTCAACGCCCGTGCAAGTTTTGCTGCTTCCTGACGGCGGTTCTTGCACTTGTCCGGTGAAAGTTGAATCCAGAAAACCTATATTTTTTGAGGCTGGTTGGTTGGTAGAACCTAACTTGCGATTTCGGATGATTCGCAGTTACAATGACAAGGGTGAATGGGTAAGTTTGACCTTAGTTACTGAACGGAAAAAAGGTTACTCGCACTAA
- a CDS encoding SAM-dependent chlorinase/fluorinase → MSKNRIITLLTDFGLSDVYVGVMKGAIAQINPQLKVIDITHQIPSQNIAAARFCLMTAFAYFPPETVHIAVVDPGVGSNRRAVAVKCANCFLVGPDNGLFGGVLSRESAIASVELTNPQYWRTPAPSSTFHGRDIFATVGAHLANGVPLEEFGQAIDPASLVQRQIPNCAVTATGATGFVQYVDRFGNLITNIPNNCITNNNWSVTISNSYAPIHIPSGKTYSDSKPGDLIAITGSDGWLEIAVNSGSAQSVLQLEVGDKIEIILSPLLKPSP, encoded by the coding sequence ATGTCTAAAAATAGAATTATAACTCTGCTGACGGATTTTGGGTTAAGCGATGTTTATGTGGGAGTGATGAAAGGTGCGATCGCCCAAATCAACCCGCAGTTAAAAGTGATTGACATTACGCACCAAATACCCTCTCAAAATATTGCGGCGGCGAGGTTTTGTTTAATGACTGCTTTTGCTTATTTTCCGCCAGAAACAGTACATATTGCGGTCGTCGATCCGGGCGTGGGTAGCAACAGACGCGCGGTGGCGGTGAAATGTGCTAATTGCTTCCTTGTCGGGCCCGATAACGGGTTGTTTGGCGGGGTGTTGAGTCGGGAAAGTGCGATCGCATCTGTGGAACTCACCAATCCGCAATATTGGCGCACACCCGCACCCAGCAGTACGTTTCACGGTCGCGATATTTTCGCCACAGTGGGTGCTCATTTGGCGAATGGGGTGCCGCTGGAAGAGTTCGGACAGGCGATCGATCCTGCGAGTTTAGTGCAGCGACAGATACCAAATTGCGCCGTTACAGCCACAGGTGCGACTGGTTTTGTTCAATATGTCGATCGCTTCGGCAATCTAATTACTAATATCCCGAATAATTGCATTACAAACAACAATTGGTCAGTGACAATTAGCAATAGTTACGCTCCAATTCACATACCCAGCGGTAAAACATATAGCGACAGCAAGCCTGGGGATTTAATAGCAATAACTGGTTCTGACGGTTGGCTAGAAATTGCCGTTAATAGCGGCAGCGCTCAATCCGTTTTGCAGTTAGAAGTAGGAGATAAAATAGAAATAATATTATCTCCACTTCTCAAACCATCACCCTAA